In Elephas maximus indicus isolate mEleMax1 chromosome 4, mEleMax1 primary haplotype, whole genome shotgun sequence, a genomic segment contains:
- the RTCB gene encoding RNA-splicing ligase RtcB homolog: MSRNYNDELQFLDKINKNCWRIKKGFVPNMQVEGVFYVNDALEKLMFEELRNACRGGGVGGFLPAMKQIGNVAALPGIVHRSIGLPDVHSGYGFAIGNMAAFDMNDPDAVVSPGGVGFDINCGVRLLRTNLDESDVQPVKEQLAQAMFDHIPVGVGSKGVIPMNAKDLEEALEMGVDWSLREGYAWAEDKEHCEEYGRMLQADPNKVSARAKKRGLPQLGTLGAGNHYAEIQVVDEIFNEYAAKKMGIDHKGQVCVMIHSGSRGLGHQVATDALVAMEKAMKRDKIIVNDRQLACARIASTEGQDYLKGMAAAGNYAWVNRSSMTFLTRQAFAKVFNTTPDDLDLHVIYDVSHNIAKIEQHVVDGKERTLLVHRKGSTRAFPPHHPLIAVDYQLTGQPVLIGGTMGTCSYVLTGTEQGMTETFGTTCHGAGRALSRAKSRRNLDFQDVLDKLADMGIAIRVASPKLVMEEAPESYKNVTDVVNTCHDAGISKKTIKLRPIAVIKG, from the exons ATGAGTCGCAACTATAATGATGAGCTGCAATTCTTggataaaatcaacaaaaattgCTGGAGGATCAAGAAGGGCTTCGTGCCTAACATGCAG GTGGAAGGAGTTTTCTATGTGAATGATGCCTTGGAAAAATTAATGTTTGAGGAGTTGCGGAATGCCTGCCGAGGTGGTG GTGTTGGTGGCTTCCTGCCAGCCATGAAACAGATTGGCAATGTGGCAGCCCTGCCTGGGATTGTTCAT CGTTCCATTGGTCTTCCAGACGTCCACTCAGGCTATGGGTTTGCTATTGGAAATATGGCAGCCTTTGACATGAATGACCCTGACGCAGTGGTTTCACCAG gtGGCGTcggatttgatatcaactgtggTGTCCGTTtgctgagaaccaatttagatgAAAGTGATGTTCAGCCTGTGAAGGAGCAACTTGCCCAAGCTATGTTTGACCACATTCCTGTTGGGGTGGGATCAAAAGGTGTCATCCCAATGAATGCCAA AGACTTGGAGGAGGCCTTGGAGATGGGTGTGGACTGGTCCTTGAGAGAAGGCTATGCCTGGGCCGAAGACAAGGAGCACTGTGAGGAGTATGGAAGGATGCTGCAGGCTGACCCCAACAAGGTTTCTGCAAGGGCCAAAAAAAGGGGCCTCCCTCAG TTGGGGACCCTGGGAGCTGGCAACCATTATGCAGAAATCCAGGTTGTGGATGAGATTTTCAACGAGTATGCTGCTAAGAAAATGGGCATCGACCACAAGGGACAGGTGTGTGTGATGATCCACAGCGGAAGCAGAGGCTTGGGCCACCAAGTAGCCACAG ATGCACTGGTAGCCATGGAAAAAGCCATGAAGAGAGACAAGATTATAGTCAATGACCGTCAGCTGGCATGTGCTCGAATCGCTTCCACGGAGGGTCAGGACTACCTGAAGGGAATGGCTGCAGCTGGGAACTATGCCTGGGTTAACCGCTCCTCCATGACCTTCTTAACCCGTCAG GCCTTTGCCAAGGTCTTCAACACAACCCCTGATGACTTGGACCTACATGTGATCTATGATGTTTCTCACAATATTGCCAAGATAGAGCAGCACGTTGTGGACGGAAAGGAGAGGACGCTGTTGGTGCACAGGAAGGGATCTACCCGGGCTTTCCCGCCTCACCACCCCCTCATTGCCGTGGATTACCAG CTCACTGGACAGCCGGTGCTCATCGGTGGCACCATGGGAACCTGCAGTTATGTACTTACTGGCACTGAACAGGGCATGACTGAAACCTTTGGAACCACCTGTCACGGAGCG GGCCGTGCATTGTCTCGAGCGAAATCTCGGCGTAATTTAGACTTCCAGGATGTCTTAGATAAATTGGCAGATATGGGAATTGCAATCCGTGTGGCCTCACCCAAACTAGTAATGGAAGAG GCTCCTGAATCCTATAAGAATGTAACAGATGTGGTGAACACCTGCCATGATGCTGGAATCAGTAAGAAGACCATCAAACTGAGGCCAATTGCTGTTATCAAAGGCTAG